The Deltaproteobacteria bacterium DNA segment GCCGTCCTTTCCGATATCCACTCTAACCTGGAGGCCTTCGAAGCGGTCCTCTCGCTCATCGACCGTCTCGGCGTCGACGAGCTCCTGTGCCTCGGGGACGTGGTGGGCTACAACGCCGACCCCAACGCCTGCGTCCATATGCTGAGAAGTCTCGCGGCCCGCACCGTCATGGGCAACCACGACGCCAGGGTCGCCGGCCTCGACGACACCTCGCGCTTCAACCCCCCGGCCGCCGAGGCCGTGGCCTGGACCCGCTCGGTCATAACGGAAGAGAACGCCTCCTTTCTGCGGGGGCTGCCGGCCGAGATCGCTGAGGACGGCGACTTTGTGGCCGTCCACGGTTCTCCCGGCGACTACGACGCCTATATACTCGGCCCTTCCATGGCGGCCGAGAGCATGGAGCTTGTGGAGGACGGCGGCTTCAGGCTCTGTTTCTTCGGCCACACGCACAGGCCCGTCGCATATGTCGAGCGCGGTTCCGGGGTGGAGACGGCGACGGGACGCAGGGTGGCGCTCGGCGGGGGCCGGACCTGCATGGCGAACCCCGGAAGCGTCGGTCAGCCCCGCGACGGCGACCCCAGGGCGTCGTTTCTCGTCTACGACCGCGGGGAGGCCGTCATCGAGTTCTTCAGGGTCCGCTACGACGTGGAGCGCGCCGCCGCCAAGGTGCTGGCCGCCGGTCTTCCCGAGGCCTTCGCGTCGAGGCTCAAGGGGGGGTGGTGAGGCGCCCGCGCCGGCCGGAACGGCTCGGGGAGCATCCCTGTCCGTCATGACCGGGAGGGAGAGGCTTGCGGCCATCCTCGCCGGCCGGCCCGCCGACAGGCCGGCGCTGGTGCTGCCCGGCGGGCTCGTCACGGCTCCCTGCGCCGTCCTCCTAAGGGAGCTTTCCCTGGAGAGGCGGGCCCTTCACCGTGACTGGAGACTGCTGTGCCGCCTCTCGCTCGCCCTGTACCGCAGGGGCGGGCTCGACGCCGCGGGCCTGCCCTTCCGCCTCACCGTCGAGAGCGAGGCCTACGGCGGCGAGGTGGAGGACGACGGCTCCGGTCCGTTCTGCTTCGATTACCCCCTGCGCGATGCGGGGCGGTGGCGGGACCTCGACGGCCTCGACCCGGAAAGGGACGGCAGGCTCCCGGCGGTCCTCTCTCTGGTGAGGCGGCTAAGGCGGCTTCTGCCCGACACGCCGCTTATCGGGGACCTCGCGGGGCCGCTCGCTCTCGCCTCCGCGCTCACGCCGATGGATGGGCTCCTGAAGTCGCTCGCCTCCGGCGGCGCCGGGGTGTGCGGACTTCTCGACTTCCTCGCCGAAGGCTCGGCGCGCTATGCCGGGGCACTGGCCCGCGCAGGATGCGACGCCCTCTTCATCATGGAGCCGGCCGCCACGGCGCAGGTGGTGGGTCCCCGTCTCCTGGAGACCATGGTCGTGCCGCGGCTTCGAAGGCTCATCGAGGCCTCCTGCGCGGCGGGATGCGCCGCCATAGTCCATCTGTGCGGTCCCCTGACCTCCGTGGCCGCTCTTCTCGATGGGCTGGGACCCTGCGCCTTCAGTATCGACCGTCCCGATGAACTTCCGAGGCTCAGGGAAGCGCTCGCCGGAAGGGTCTTCATGGGGGGGCTCGACGCGGCGGTGCTGGAAGGTGGAAGTCCCGGGGATGCGGCCGCGGCGGCCCTGGCGGCGGCGCGGCGGGGCTTCGACATCATAGCGCCGGGCTGTGCCGTGACAGGTAGGCTCCGTCCCGAAAACCTCGCCGCCGCGTCCGGGGCGCTGAAGCGCGGGGTCCGGTGAGGGCTGCCGGCTCTGCGGCAGGGGGCTCAGTCGTCTGCGCCGAGGGCCAGGGCAACTTCCCTTGCGGCGTTCACGCCGGCGTAGGCGGCGGCCACCACGCCTCCGCCCAGCGAGGCCCAGTGGCCGGCTGCCCGCAGGTTTGCGAGCCCGAACTCCGGCGGCCTTACGCCCGGTCCCTGGGACCAGCCGTAGGCGGCGCCTGCCGTGTTGGCCGTGTACCTCTCCAGTGTCGCCGGCGTGGCCGCGTCCATGCAGACCGTTCCCGCGCCGAGCCCTTCCACGATGGTCTCGACCTTGGCCAGGAGCCGCCGCGCCAGGGCCGCCTTGTCCCTCTGCCACGAATCGGTCCAGCGGCTCGAGGTCATCTCGTGAGCCACCACGCTGTGGCAGCCCGGCGGTGCCATCGAGGGGTCCAGTATGGTCGGTATGGTCACGCCGAAGGTGGTCTCCGGCCTGAAGGGCGCCGCCGGGGCGAAGTCGGGCTCCATGTCGAAGTCCGAGAAGCTGCCGATGCTCGATGCCCTGCCGAGGCGGGCGAGGTCCATGCGCGCCCCCACGTAGAGTATGAAGAAGGACGACGAGACATCGGGAAGCCCATCGGGCGGTTCCCTTCCGGCAAGGGCCATGGTCCTGCGGTAGTCGATGTTGGAGATGAAGTGACGGGCCGTGAGCTCCTCGCCCTCGCTCGTGCACAGGGCCTTCACCCTTCCGCCTTCGGTCACCAGCCTTCGGGCCTCGACACCGGTGCGCACCTCTCCGCCCTTTCTTCTTATGCCCTCAACGACGGCCTCGGCGAGCCGCTGCGACCCTCCGGCCACGCGGTACGCCCCGGAGCGGAAGTAACTCATGACAAGGGCGATCATGGAGAAGGCCGAGACCCTGGAGGGCGAGAGGCCGTAGAAGGGGCAGCGGTCGGCGAGCACGCCCCTGAGCTTCGGATCGCTTACGTGCTCGTCGAGGAAGCGGTCGAAGGTGACGCCCGAGAGCCTCACTATCTCCGGTGAGAGCGGCGGCGAGGCCGCGCGGCCGAGGCAGTAGTCGCACCAGCCCATGATGTCGGAGTAGATGGCGTCCATGGCCCTGAAGAGCCCGTCGATGCCCTTGCTCTCCGCGGGAAAGAGGGCCTTCAGGTCTTCGGCGTAGCGCTCCATGGAGGCGTGGACATCGACGGTGAGCCCCGGAAAGAGGCTTCGCCGAATGGGGTCCACCCTCACGGGCGTCACCATCGATTCCACGCCGAGCTCTCTTAATACGACGCTCAGCGGACCGTCGCGGTCGAGTCCGCTGAAGCAGTCCACCGCCGCGTCGAAGGTGAAACCCCTGCGGCGGAACGACTGGAGGTAGCCGCCGGCCACGGGGTTCTTCTCCACCACCAGCACCTTCACCCCCCTGGCGGCGAGCCTCCCGGCGGCGGTAAGCCCGCCTATGCCGGCGCCTATGACTATGCAGTCGAAGTCCTTGGCCATCTCCCCTCTCATGGAAGCCCGGTCTCCCGGCGGTCTCTTATCGCGTGGGAACCCTGTCTCCTTGACGTTTGTCCATGAGGGCCGCGGCGGCCGGCACTACGAGGAGCGCGGCGGCCATGGACGCCCCTATGCCCATGACGATGACCGTTCCCAGCGAGGCGAGGCCCTTGAAGCTCAGGGCCGTGAGTGAAGCGAAGCCGGCGACCGAGGTGGCGGCGCACATGAGCACCGAGCGGCCCGCCGAGGCGAGTCCCTCTTCCCCCCCCTCGTCCCATCCCCGGACCATGTATATGCCGTAGTCTACGCCTATGCCGAAGACAAGGGGCGCCGCGCCGACGTTTATGAAGTTGAAGTCCACGCCCGCAAGGCCCATGAGTCCCGCCGTCCACAGGGCGCCCGCCGCCAGCGGCGCGAGCACGAGGACCGCGCGCCGCAGCCCTCCGAACCGAAGCGCCAGTATGAGCACGACGGCCGAGAAGGCCGCCGCCGAGGCCATGACGCTCTCGCCGATGACGGCGCCCCGCAGCTCTCTCAGGATCACGGGGCCGCCGGTGACCGTGACGCCCTCGAGGGCCGAGAGCGCGCCGGCCGCCTCGGCGAGCCTGTCTTCGCGCCACCGCCCGTCCACGGGGTAGACGTAGGCCGCCGCCGCGGCCCGCTCCTTATTGTAAAAGAGGGCGCTCCTTTTTTCACCAAGTTTTTCGAGGTCCCCGAAGGTGAGGGGGGCCCGCCGGGACAGGGCCCCGGCGAGCCGGGCGGCGTACTCCCCGTAGTAGGGATCGGGCTCGAAGCCCTCGGCCTCGAGGGCCGCGAGAAGGCGCGCCCCGATGGTCGCGGCGTCCATCTCCCCGAGCCGCTCTATGGCCCTCAGTTGCCTTGAGAGGGGCGGCAGGAAGGTGCGCAGCGAGGAGAAGCCGCCGATTGCGCCGTCGGAGGCGAGGCGGTCGAGCGTCGACTCCACCCTGTCGTAGCGGGCCAGAAGCTCGGAGGGCGAGGCGGCCGCCACGGCGACGAGCAGCGGGTTGCGCCTCTGTGCGAGAGTCGCCGAGAGCCTCTCCTCCAGCCTCGCCGCCTCGCTTCCCTCCATGCCGAGCTGGGCCGCGCGGCTGTCGAAACGCACGCTGCCGGCCGTGACGGCGGAGGCGGCGGTGAGGAGGAACGCTGCGAGCAGCGCCGACAGGGGACGGTCCTTCACGAGACGGAGAAGGCGGCCCCGGCCCGCCGCGGGCCTCCTCGGAGAGAGGGCCGCGGGCCCGGCGATGGCGATGGCGGCGCCGAGGAAGAAGACGGTGCTGAGGAAGGCGGCTGCAACGCCTATGGCCGCCACGAGGCCGAGCTCGTGGAGACCGCGGAAGCTGGTGAGCACGATGGTCGAGAAGGCGAGCGCCGTGGTAGCGGCGCCGGTGGCCACCGCCGGGAGCACGGCCGGCCAGGCCCTCTCCATGGCCGCCCTCACGTCTCCCGCGCGGGCGTACTCCTCCTCCACGCGGTTGCAGAGGTGGATGGCGTAGTCGATGCCGAGACCCATGAGCATGGCGGCCACCACGCTGGAGACGATGTTGAGCCCTCCGAAGAGGAGGTAGGCCGCGGCAAGGGTTGCGAGGAGCGCCAGGGCGAGTGCGGCCGCCGTCAGGACGAGCATGAGCAGCCTCTTGCGGTAGACGAACTGGAAGAGGAGGAAGACGGCGGCCGCAGTGGAGACGAAGGCCGCCGTCACCTCGCCGCCGAGGGTGCGGCGCGCCTCCATGGCGAGGGCGAGGGGACCGGCGAGCCCCACCTTAAGGAGTCCGCCGTGGTCGGCCTCGAAGTCCCTCGCCACGGTCGCCATGGTCTCGTCGAAACGGGAGAGGAAGGCGAGGTCCCGGGCCGACGACAGGGGACGGACGATTATGAGCGCCGCCCCGCCGTCCTTCGTGGTGTAGTAGCCTGTGCGGCCGTAGGGGACATCCTCCATGAGCCTCGATGCCGCAAGGTCCAAGAGGCCGAGTGGGTCTCTCCTCATGAGCTCGAAGTCCGCGGGCGTTGCAAGGGGGGAGAGGAGGCGGCGGCGGTTGCCGGCGATGCGGCGGCGCACGCCTTCGGCGCTGATGCGCCTTTCGAGCTCGTCGAGCCCCTTTTCGTCGAGGAAGAGGGGGAAGGCCTCCATGACGAGCGAGGCCGAGCCGTGGACCCTGAAGTCCACGAACTCGACAAGCCCGGTGGCCCGGATCCTCGCGGCCAGGTCGTCGACGGCCTCGAGGTCGGCCGTAACCGCCGCGCCGTCGCTTCGCTCCACCACGACGATGAGGTTGTCGCCCGCGCCGAAGGTGTCGAGAAAGCCGCGAAGCGCCTCCGTGGCCGGGTCGTCGGAGGGGAGCACGTCGAGCATGTCGGTCCTGAGCTCCATCCTGAGCACGAGGACGAGACAGACGAGGCCGACGGCCGCACAGGCGGCGACGATGACCTTGCTGCGCTCGTGTACGAACCCGGCCAGGACTTTGAAAAAAGTCTCCATGAATGTGGTAGGATACTACCGGAAGGGCCGAAAAGCAACGCAAAAGGGGGGCGCGGACGGCTGTTGCTTTGTGAGGGAAATTCTGGTTAATTACCCTGGGGGAACCGTGGGCCTATGACTCTTTACAAAAAAGCTCCCTCAGGGTAAATAAATCAGAGCTTCCTGAGAAAGGTATCTTCTTTGGAAGAAGGGTTATCCTACCCACGCCGTCTGCCTGCGGGGCGGCCCCCGGAAGGTTCGGCCCGCGCCAGGCGGGGGTTGTTTACGCCTTTGCGGCCCGAACCTTCCGGGGGCCGCCCCGCATATGCAAACAACATGGAGGGGTCCTGCGGACGCGGCTCTTCGGTCCTCGTTGTCGGAGGGTTTCCCCCCGGCGCAGTATACATGGGAGCTTCCCTGGTGAAGAAAAAGAGCATAGTATTCGTCAATCCGCCGTACACCGTGTGGGACGAGCGTGTGAGGCTTCCGAGGGCGCTGGAGAACACCATGCCCTCGCTGGGGCTCCTGGGGCTTGCCGCGGTGGTGCGGGAGGCTGGCTGGGAGCCCCACGTGGTCGAGGCCGGGGCCCTGGGGCTTTCGCTCGGCGAGACGGCGCGCCTTGTGGTCTCGAAGGACCCGGCCGTGCTCGCCGTGAGGGCCTCGACCGTGTCGGTCGTGAACGGGGCGCGTCTTGCGGCGATGGTGAAGGAGGCGGCCCCTCACGTGACGGTCGTGCTCGGAGGCCCCCATGTGAGCGCCGTGCCCGCAGAGACGATGGAGCGGCTGCCGGTCTTCGACTTCGGAGTGGTCGGCGAGGGGGAGCTCACGCTCGTGGAGCTCCTCTCGGTGCTCGACGGCGGAGGTGACCCGGCGGGGATCAGGGGGCTCGTCTTCGTGAAGGGCGGGGAGACGGTGGTGACGGGGCGGAGGCCATATATCGAGGACCTCGACGGCCTCCCCATGCCGGCCTGGGACCTGCTCGACGGCTTCCCGGGGGCCTACCGGCCTCCGCTTCTTAGCTACCGGGCCCTGCCGGCCGCCTCGCTCGTCACGTCGAGGGGCTGTCCCTACGGCTGCACCTTCTGCGACCGCTCGGTCTTCGGCCGCCGCTACCGGGGATTCGGCGCCGCCTACGTGGCATCCATGGCCGAACGCCTCGTGACCGCTTACGGCGTCCGCCACATCCTCTTCTACGACGACCTCTTCTCGGTCTCGAAGGACAGGCTCGTCGAGGTCTGCCGCCGGTTGCGTCCCCTGGCCGAGGGGCACGGGCTTACGTGGAGCTGTGACGCCCGCGTGGAGAGTGTTACGGCCGGGACCCTCGCGCAGATGAAGGCCGCCGGATGCTGGGAGATAGCCTACGGCGTGGAGAGCGGCTCGCAGGAGATACTGGACCGCGTGGCCAAGGGGACGAGGCTGGAGGAGGTGGAGCGGGCCGTGCGTCTCACCCATGAGGCGGGCATAAAGGTCAAGGGGCTCTTCATGATGGGCCATCCGGGAGAGACGCCCCGGACCATACGGATGACCGTGGAACTGGCCCGCCGCCTCCCATTCGACCATATAAACATCAGCAGGTTCACCCCCTATCCCGGCACGGCCGTCTACAGGGAGGCCTCCCGCTGGGGCGAGTTCCGCGAGGACTGGGAGCGCATGAACGCCATGACGGCCGTCTTCGTGCCGAGGGGATTTACCGAGGCGTCCCTTACAAGGGCCTACCGCCGCGCCATCCTCGATTTCTACGTGAGACCCTCGGTCCTGTGGCGGCTCGCAAAGGACCTCGTGCGCAATCCCGATACGGCGCGCAGGCTCCTCGCCGCCCAGGGAGAGCTTATAGGCTCGCTTGTGAGAATGCCCTTCCACGGCCTCCGAGAGGGCGGCCGCAAGGGCCCGCCCGCCGCTTAACCCATCGAGTTTGCTTGCCTTCCGGGACTCTTTGTGCTAACATCGTCCAGATGTCCATGAAGACGAACACTCGGGGGATGAACCCCCGGACTGCGGCGCCCGCCGCAGTGGGCGGAGGCGGGGAGCTCTTCGAGGGGGAGCGGCGGGCTCATGGCGCCGCAGGGGCCGACAAGGTCCGCAGACACCTTCTCGGCAGGCCCTCGGTCTACCGCTGCGGCATAGCCGTAGTGGACAAGGTGCCGCTGCGGCTCATGTACTTTGTCGCGGAACGGGTGGCCGAGCTGAGCTGCCTCTTCTACGCCGGGGCAAGGCGAAACGTGAGGCGCAACCTCCATGCGGCGCTCGCAGAGACGGGCCGCCGGGCCGGCCCGCGCCTTGTATTGAGTACTTTCCGTAATTACGCGAGATACCTCGTCGACTTCGGCAGGCTCGCTTCCGCCGGCAAGGCCGCTGTCCTCGGCGAGCTCCAGAGCATCGAGGGTACGGAGCACATAGAGCGGGCCATGGCCGACGGTCGCGGCATCATAATGCTGACCGCTCACCTCGGCAACTGGGAGCTGGGCGGGCTCTTTTTCGCCACCGGCGACCTGCCGGTGAACGTCCTCACAAAGCGCGACGGTCTCGAAGAGGTCGACCGCATAAGGGACTCGTACCGCAGGCGCTTCAACATCAACACCATAGTGCTGGGCGACTCGCCCTTCGCGGCCCTCGACGTGATGGGCGCCCTGCGTCGCGGCGAGATAGTGGCCATGCTCGTCGACCGCTCGGCTCCCGAGGGCGTGGAGGTCGAGTTCCTGGGCAGGCGTTTCGTCTTCCCCACTGGACCCATCCGGCTTGCGCGCCGCACGGGCGCGCCGCTCATGCCGGGATTCGTCGTCAGGGAGGGAGAGGGCTACAGGGCCGTGGCCGAGAGCCCCATCCACCTGACCC contains these protein-coding regions:
- a CDS encoding acyltransferase, which produces MSMKTNTRGMNPRTAAPAAVGGGGELFEGERRAHGAAGADKVRRHLLGRPSVYRCGIAVVDKVPLRLMYFVAERVAELSCLFYAGARRNVRRNLHAALAETGRRAGPRLVLSTFRNYARYLVDFGRLASAGKAAVLGELQSIEGTEHIERAMADGRGIIMLTAHLGNWELGGLFFATGDLPVNVLTKRDGLEEVDRIRDSYRRRFNINTIVLGDSPFAALDVMGALRRGEIVAMLVDRSAPEGVEVEFLGRRFVFPTGPIRLARRTGAPLMPGFVVREGEGYRAVAESPIHLTPDGPDDAAAARAILRVFERYIRRYPDQWYNFVPFDAP
- a CDS encoding metallophosphoesterase yields the protein MSLSSAAALSPFKGFPALPSAVGPGRRPHTFHMRLAVLSDIHSNLEAFEAVLSLIDRLGVDELLCLGDVVGYNADPNACVHMLRSLAARTVMGNHDARVAGLDDTSRFNPPAAEAVAWTRSVITEENASFLRGLPAEIAEDGDFVAVHGSPGDYDAYILGPSMAAESMELVEDGGFRLCFFGHTHRPVAYVERGSGVETATGRRVALGGGRTCMANPGSVGQPRDGDPRASFLVYDRGEAVIEFFRVRYDVERAAAKVLAAGLPEAFASRLKGGW
- a CDS encoding NAD(P)/FAD-dependent oxidoreductase, which codes for MRGEMAKDFDCIVIGAGIGGLTAAGRLAARGVKVLVVEKNPVAGGYLQSFRRRGFTFDAAVDCFSGLDRDGPLSVVLRELGVESMVTPVRVDPIRRSLFPGLTVDVHASMERYAEDLKALFPAESKGIDGLFRAMDAIYSDIMGWCDYCLGRAASPPLSPEIVRLSGVTFDRFLDEHVSDPKLRGVLADRCPFYGLSPSRVSAFSMIALVMSYFRSGAYRVAGGSQRLAEAVVEGIRRKGGEVRTGVEARRLVTEGGRVKALCTSEGEELTARHFISNIDYRRTMALAGREPPDGLPDVSSSFFILYVGARMDLARLGRASSIGSFSDFDMEPDFAPAAPFRPETTFGVTIPTILDPSMAPPGCHSVVAHEMTSSRWTDSWQRDKAALARRLLAKVETIVEGLGAGTVCMDAATPATLERYTANTAGAAYGWSQGPGVRPPEFGLANLRAAGHWASLGGGVVAAAYAGVNAAREVALALGADD
- a CDS encoding radical SAM protein, whose protein sequence is MEGSCGRGSSVLVVGGFPPGAVYMGASLVKKKSIVFVNPPYTVWDERVRLPRALENTMPSLGLLGLAAVVREAGWEPHVVEAGALGLSLGETARLVVSKDPAVLAVRASTVSVVNGARLAAMVKEAAPHVTVVLGGPHVSAVPAETMERLPVFDFGVVGEGELTLVELLSVLDGGGDPAGIRGLVFVKGGETVVTGRRPYIEDLDGLPMPAWDLLDGFPGAYRPPLLSYRALPAASLVTSRGCPYGCTFCDRSVFGRRYRGFGAAYVASMAERLVTAYGVRHILFYDDLFSVSKDRLVEVCRRLRPLAEGHGLTWSCDARVESVTAGTLAQMKAAGCWEIAYGVESGSQEILDRVAKGTRLEEVERAVRLTHEAGIKVKGLFMMGHPGETPRTIRMTVELARRLPFDHINISRFTPYPGTAVYREASRWGEFREDWERMNAMTAVFVPRGFTEASLTRAYRRAILDFYVRPSVLWRLAKDLVRNPDTARRLLAAQGELIGSLVRMPFHGLREGGRKGPPAA